A segment of the Streptococcus chenjunshii genome:
CGTTTCATTTCCGGGCTGGCGTTAGAGTACGCCTTAGCCATGTTTTCAATGGTCTTAAACAGGGGCTTCATTGCGTCCAATGCGTCAGACGCCGCTTGCATTAACGGACCGCCTAGCTCAATACCTATATCATTAAGTTTGTTTTTAAAGATTTTTAACTTGCTCTGGAAGGTCTCATAGCGTTTCTCCGCCTCTTTAGTCAGAGCCGTATTTTCCTTGAAGCCTTTGTTTGCAGTCTCAAATGACTTGCTTAAGAGGTCTCCAGCGCCCGCTAAACGTTGCATGGTGTCTAACTCACGTACAGAGTTGATACCCATCTCTTTTAGCGCTCCGGTGACATCACCGCCGCCGTCTTTAATCTTGCCTAACCCTTTAACAAAGTCAGTGATCGCTTGCTGCGGGTCTTTCTTCCAGACTTCCGCAAATTGAGAAGCACTCATTCCGGCCGTCTCTGCGAATTTCTCCAGATTGCCACCGCCAGACATAACGTCAGAGTTAATCTTTTGCATGACTTTGCTAAAGGCAGACCCACCAGCTTCAGCTTCGATACCTACAGAGCTCATAGCGGTAGCCAGACCCATAATCTGCGGCTCTGTCAGTCCTACTAAATGCCCGGTACCAGCTAAGCGCAGACCCATGTTTACAATATCGCTTTCAGTCGTCGCAAAATTATTACCCAGCGCAACAATAGCAGAGCCAAGATTTTGGTATTTGCTCGGTGACATCTGGGTGATGTTGGCAAACTTAGCAAGGGCTTGCGCTGCGTCGTTAGCAGATAGGTTGGTGGACTCGCCCATGTCAATCATTACACGGGTAAACGCCAAGACGTCTTCTGTCTTAATGCCAAGTTGTCCTGCCGCCTCTGCTACAGCTGCAATCTCGGTTGTAGACGCCGGGATTTCCTTAGCCATGTTTCGGATACCTTGCGCCAGTTGCTCGTAAGAGTAAGTTACGTTACCGTTACTGTCTTTGACTTCGTCAACCGTCTTCTTGACCCCGGTAAACGCGCTTTCAAAGTCACTTGCTGACTTGATAGCAAAACCAGCACCCGCAGCCATACCTGCACTAACCCATTTAAGATTATCACCGGCAGTCTTTAACTTTTGCCCAAACTCATCAACCTTTTTCCCGCTGGATTGTAGCCAGCCAGTAAAGCCTGATTGGCTCGCTGCGTCCCTCATGGCTTTAGATACCGCCTGCAATTGACCCTCTAGGTCTTGCAGTTTGGCATTTTCACGCTCAATCTGCACAGCGGCCGCCTCCCATTTGGCAGTGCCGGGCTCAAGCTCATCAAAGTTAGCCTTTAGTCCTGTTAAGACCTTCTTCTGCGCGTCTATAGTTTGCTGCAAAGATTTGTATTTAGTCTGCAGCAGATTAACATTGTTACCGTTACCTTTTAGCGCCGAGTCCAGCGCTTTGGTTTCTGCTTTAAAAAAATTAACAGCGCGCTTAGCACCGTTAACATCGCTTGAAAATTTGCTGGTGTCTAACCCCAGCTCAATAAACATACTCCCTAAAGGTGTACCTGATGGCATAGCTCCTCCTTCCTATATTTGGCCGATAAATTCTTCTAGGCTCATAACTTCGTTGTTTTCTTTTGGTTTGCCGTCTGCCGTGTCTAAAATAGAGAGCAAGTCCCGCCAGTCTGTCTCCATAACATCTTTAATTGACATGCCAAGACCGGACTTCACGACATTACGAATAAAGCCGTAAAACTTATCCAGTGCTTCATCCGGCTTTATTTTTCGGCTTTTGGGTCAGGGTCGCCCCCTACCAGTTTGACAAAAACTGTACCGATAATTTTATTCAATTCGCTCATTTCTAAGCCGTTGTACATATCTTCAACGGTCAGACCCTCAAACAAACTAGCGATAAACTTTAATTGCACATCTAACTTTTCGGCTTCAGACCAACCTTTGTTAGCGATATCCGCCTCCATCTCTAAATATTCACGGTATTTAGAGACTGGCATATAATCATTTTCGTACGCTACTTTTTGGCCTTTTTCGTTACGCACCTTAATCTCAATAGTTGCCATGTTAACTCCTTAATATCAAAAAAACACTGAGTGGACTGCTCCACTCAGTACTAAAAAATTACGCTGCTGCAGTAAGTTTTACTTTTTGCCTCAACGTATCTACTGTTGCCTTACCTACGCCGATACCGACATACTGGCCGGCTGTGTCGCCATCGTCACTCGCAAGGGCTGTAAACGTAAGCGACTCTGTTTTTAGTTCTGGGTTTTCACCAGTCAGCGTTTCAATTTCGATACTCTCCATCGAGAATTGCCCCTTGAAGAAGCCGATCGCTACTTCCTCACCCTGTGCTGTCGTCGAAAACAGCGTTAACGAGCAGAACGGTGCTGTTGTGTCAGCGCCGATTGTAACAACACCATCTTCGCCTTTGGCACGGCCTAAAATCGTACTTTGTAAATCAAACGGCAGGTCAATCAAACCAAGTTCTGCCTTAACATCACCCACGCCTTTTTGAGTGGAGAAATAGGCAACGTCAGACCCATAAGTCTTTTGCGGTTCAGACGTCAGGCCAGTGATATTCGCTGTTTGAGTTGCACCCTTATCTTGCACACCAGCTACGGAAAAAACATTTTCATTTTCTGTAGGCTCTTTGCCGTCTAAAACACGGATTTCCATTTTCTTAAAACCAACTAAACTCATTAGTATCTCCTTTTATTTTTAATAATCTTCATAGAGTGGACTAAAACCGCGATAGGTCCTAGCGTCCACATAACGCTTAACATCACTAATAAAATCTTCCAGACCGCCAGCTATTTGGTAAAAGCCTAAGCTTTCCATCACCTTTTCAACCCGCCGCTGTAAGTCTTTAGCCTCTTTGCGGTCCACGCTTTCAACGTTTATTTGATAAACAAATTTCTTTGATAAGCTCGTGTTTGAGGCTCTCACGGCCTGTTCAGGGCTGATGATGGGTATGATGACAATGCTTGCCGCGTCCATAGCTAAGCCTTCCGGACGAACAAAGGACTTGATGGTGACATCACGCAAGGTCTTATCATCTTTTAATTTTGCATAAAGCGTTTCGAGCATGTCTTTAGTCACCGAACTCCTCCTTCAACTTCTCCGCAATTAGCTTAGGATAGACACCCTCCAGCTCGTTGGAAAAGCGCCTAATTACCCCAAATCCCCTAGGTGATGGGTTGCGTGAGTAACCCAATTCCTGCAAATGGACCAGATTCCAGCGCGGGCTGGTAAACCCTAGCTTAATACTAGGTATACCCATATCACGCTTAACCCCTGATATCACAACTGCATTGACAGTCGCGCCGGTGTCTTTATAACTGGACACAGCATCTTTAAAATCAGGCTCAATCAGCTTACTAGTCTCCCTTAAAGACTTATTAACCGCACGCTTAACCTTGTCTGGACCTAGCTTCTTTTCCATGTTACGGATTAACTCATCATAACCTTTTAATTTCGCACCGCTAGCCATCGATAGCACCCCCGACAACGACAGTTAAAAACTGCCGCTCATCAAAACTAGGTCTAATATCAATGATTTGATACTTAGTCCCAATTAAGCGCGGATCCCTAATCTCTATATAGTGCTTATTGCTAGGTTGATAAGCATTTAAAGGGTCTCGCATTTTAACCGTGTAACTAGCTTTGGTACTGATGGAATTTGCAATAGTGATGTCTTTGTTGCTTGGGTTATAAACTTCCGCAAATGTTGCATAAACTTGCTCATAGGCAACATCACGGCCGTCTATACCCTCATTAATTTTTGCTGAATAAAAAACAATAGGCGTCCGAAGGTCGCCGTTATTTGTTTGATTTCTTGGCATTAGTCTTCACCTCTTCCACATAAGAGGGTAATTTTGCTTTGATTTCATCAAAGCGCTTCTTGCTTGCCTCAAATTCTTCACCGGTACGCCGAATAAGATTTTCTTTGAGGTCTTTAAAATCTTTTAAAACCTTAACCTTCACTGTCTTCCTCCTTGTAAGTCGTCAGAGCCATTCGGGCAATTTCGTTTTTAAAATTATCATAAAACAAATCGAGGCTGTCATTATAAACATACCTAGCCCGTTCCATGATTAATTCCTTGCCTGCATCGCTGGACATCATATCAACGCCCAGAAGGCTGTTTAAGGCCTCTTCTGAGCTCTTTAACATAAAGGATAGGTTATAATCCTCCATGTCGTGAAAAACGCGCATACGGGGTTTAAAAGCCCCTAATAGCGCATGCAGTTGTTCAGCCATAGGCTTATGCTCCCGGAAGCGGTTCTGGAACATCTAATGTCCACACGGCCGCTGCGCGCTCATCTTTAGCACGGCCGTAAGCAAATTGCTTAGCAGTGTAAAGGTTGAGGTCTTCCATAGCGAAAGTTTCGGTGTAGCGGCCAAGCTCAATTCCGCCGGCCACATAAGCATCATAACGGCCTTTAACAAACGTAGTTACTTTCTTAGCCGTTTGAGCTACAGACTCAATCAGCGTCAAGTTGTAAGGCAAAGCAGTCACATACACACCTTGCGCGTTAAGCGATGTGTACTGTTTCTTAACGTCCCAAGCGTCAGCCGGATTAACAATCATAACCACATTGCCTTCAACAGCAACCGGTGTTTTACCGTCTTCCTTGACGGAGTGGTGTTTGTGTACCAGCGTCAATTCTTTAACAGTGGTTGCTGCGTCTGCAAACGTGAGGGTTCCTGTAGCGGCTTTATCGCTGTAAGTAGTAATTTCGCCTACCGCTTTACCAGTCAGAGATTTAGACAGGCCGATAGGTTTATTATTACCGTCACCATTAAGAAATGCTGCTTCGAGAGCTACTGCGAAGGCCTCGTTAATTTGAGTTGTAACAAAAGTTTGAATCCACGCAGGACCGAATTTTTCAGCGTCTTTAGGGATAACCACAAAAGCAGTCAGCTTGAGCTGGATTGCTTTAGACTGGCTGAATTTAGCAGTCAATTGACCTTTGATTTTGCCGTAAAGCTCACCCCATTCAGCCACTCCTGCTGTTTCAGAATCAATAAACTTCATGCGCAGGCCAGCGTTGCGAAGACCGATATGCTCCAGCAATGGGTGCTGTGTGACTAAGTCTTCAAAGATGCGGTCAACCGTTTCTTCTGGAATTAACTCAGTAAATCCAGGTGCTACTGTTTTGTCAATTTCATTAAAAAACTTACGTTCGCGGGCCGTCATTTTAGCTTCTTGCGGGGTAGTAGCAATTGCCGTTTCTACTTCTTTGTGCGCTACTTTCTTTGCTTCGTCAAACATAGACTCCAACATTTCACCGTAAAGTTCATTTTGTTTTTCTTGAGGCTCTCCAGCCGCCACCGCATCGATAAATTTTTGGCGGATTTCGTTAAATTCATTCGATAATTTCATTGTCATTTAAATTTTCTCCTTTTTTAAAACAAAAAAGCCTTAAATCCTTTAGGCTCTTCTTTTGGTTCTTTTTCATTTTCGTTTTGAGTAACCAGCTGTTTTTCCAGATTATCCAATCTAGCACTGACTTCTCGCTTAAAGCGGTCTAGTTCTTCACTTCTTAGCTTTTGAGCTAAGATGATTTGATTTGGCACGACATCAGATGCAGCAGCAACCAACTGCGCCAGCTCGTCTTCCGCAAACATCACTTTGTCCGCAAAACCTTTCTCAACCGCTTGACCGGCTGACAGCCAAGTTTCCTGAGCCATCAAATCTAATAGCTCGTCCGGCGACAGACCAGTCTTTAGGATATAAGCATTAGCAATAGACTTGTTATAATTCTCCAAGATTTCGGCTTCATGCTTTAGCTCCCTGTGGTCGCCTTCAGCAACTGTTGACACATTGTGTATCATCATTTGCGCTGTCGGGCTAATTTCCACACTGTCGCCTGCCATTGCTATCACAGAGGCAGCACTAGCTGCGATGCCAACAACCTTAATTGAGACAGCTCCAGAATAATCTCTTAATGCTGTATAAATCTCGCTGCCAGCAAACACATCACCACCGCCTGAATTGATGATGACTTCCACAGGCTCACCGTTTTCTGGCAAAACAATGTCTTTTGGTGCTGTTGCTGTTAAACCGTACTCATCATAAAACCATTTAACATCATTAGAAACAATCGTCCCTTTAATATCAATCTTCACCCTCTACCTCACCCCCTTTCCCTTCGTAAAATTCTTGATAGTTTCTAGTAATCAAAAACTCATCTCCGCCCTCAATAGCTGTATAGCCAAGCTCTTTTCTGACTTCGTTACGGTTAAAGGCACCGCTAGAAATCAGCTTATCAATGCTAGAGGCTAACTCGAAGAGGTCTCGACGTTCGACGCCGATTATCTCAATCTTAGCGCCCTTTTGATAATCTGCCGCGTCAATGATTTTAGAGTTTAGCTCATCTTCCACGCGCTTTATCAAGGGTTCAAGGCAGTACATGTTAAACGACTTTTGAGCGTCCTCAATACCAGCAATCTCACCATGCAGCAAGGCTACCGGGATACCTATCAAATCAGCGACATCATCTTCAAACTGCCGGCGCAGCTTTTTAAGCTCATCAATCGAGGTATCAGATACACCAACGCGGTTTGTCAGTTCGTCATACTCTATCTGATCTATCATAGGCACGATAGCAACTGACTTATCTTTAAACGCAGCAAACAGTCGCTCGCTATAATTCTTAAGCGTTTGAGTTTGCTCTTTGTTAAACTGGTTAGCACCTTTGACCTTAAGCGTCCCGCGGATTTGGTTATTTCTGGCAAGCGCCTCAACCATCCGACTATATAACTTTTGATAATCTTCAAACAGCTTATCTAAGTATAGACTTAGTCGGTTGTTGTTGTATTGCAGATAAATGACTTCGTCCATTTTAAAACTGCGCTTAAACTGATAGTTTTTTACAACCACAGATTCAAAGACATCACCATAAACTGCGTATTCCTTATGATTAAAAGCGTCCGCAATTAATAGCTGGTCGTCATCTGATAAGATAACCAGCACTTCATTTTGCGTGATTAACTTATAAACAAGTCTCTGCCAAAACCTAGAGCCGGCTTCGTTTTTATTTGGCTTAGCATTTAGGATATAAGACCATTGATTATCCATGCGCTCGTCATTGACCCGGTAATTAAATTCAGACCGCGAGAACACCCGAGATAAAAATTCAGCGTTTTTGTCAATCGCTAACAGCTTCAGGTGGATTTGCTGGAGATCAGAAAACAGCTCATCAAAATCATAGCTAACATCAGGGCTTTTGTTCTTCCTTATTAGTCCAAAGAAGGACTCGAACAAGGCCATTGCACCACCCCCTTTCTAGGTTTTTTTAGGCACAAAAAAAGCACCTAAACGGTGCTTAGGGTTATTTAACTTTTCCATGTAAAAGTCTTATCATCATAATCAAGACTAAATGTGTAAGACTTTGATATTACATCATCTTCACCGAAGACAGCCGTAAACACTCCCTTGCTGTAGGTACCTACAAAATCAGACTCACACACTTCTTCATCAC
Coding sequences within it:
- a CDS encoding phage head-tail adapter protein, whose product is MPRNQTNNGDLRTPIVFYSAKINEGIDGRDVAYEQVYATFAEVYNPSNKDITIANSISTKASYTVKMRDPLNAYQPSNKHYIEIRDPRLIGTKYQIIDIRPSFDERQFLTVVVGGAIDG
- a CDS encoding phage gp6-like head-tail connector protein; the encoded protein is MAEQLHALLGAFKPRMRVFHDMEDYNLSFMLKSSEEALNSLLGVDMMSSDAGKELIMERARYVYNDSLDLFYDNFKNEIARMALTTYKEEDSEG
- a CDS encoding major tail protein; translation: MSLVGFKKMEIRVLDGKEPTENENVFSVAGVQDKGATQTANITGLTSEPQKTYGSDVAYFSTQKGVGDVKAELGLIDLPFDLQSTILGRAKGEDGVVTIGADTTAPFCSLTLFSTTAQGEEVAIGFFKGQFSMESIEIETLTGENPELKTESLTFTALASDDGDTAGQYVGIGVGKATVDTLRQKVKLTAAA
- the gpG gene encoding phage tail assembly chaperone G; its protein translation is MATIEIKVRNEKGQKVAYENDYMPVSKYREYLEMEADIANKGWSEAEKLDVQLKFIASLFEGLTVEDMYNGLEMSELNKIIGTVFVKLVGGDPDPKAEK
- a CDS encoding head maturation protease, ClpP-related, whose product is MKIDIKGTIVSNDVKWFYDEYGLTATAPKDIVLPENGEPVEVIINSGGGDVFAGSEIYTALRDYSGAVSIKVVGIAASAASVIAMAGDSVEISPTAQMMIHNVSTVAEGDHRELKHEAEILENYNKSIANAYILKTGLSPDELLDLMAQETWLSAGQAVEKGFADKVMFAEDELAQLVAAASDVVPNQIILAQKLRSEELDRFKREVSARLDNLEKQLVTQNENEKEPKEEPKGFKAFLF
- a CDS encoding phage major capsid protein, whose product is MTMKLSNEFNEIRQKFIDAVAAGEPQEKQNELYGEMLESMFDEAKKVAHKEVETAIATTPQEAKMTARERKFFNEIDKTVAPGFTELIPEETVDRIFEDLVTQHPLLEHIGLRNAGLRMKFIDSETAGVAEWGELYGKIKGQLTAKFSQSKAIQLKLTAFVVIPKDAEKFGPAWIQTFVTTQINEAFAVALEAAFLNGDGNNKPIGLSKSLTGKAVGEITTYSDKAATGTLTFADAATTVKELTLVHKHHSVKEDGKTPVAVEGNVVMIVNPADAWDVKKQYTSLNAQGVYVTALPYNLTLIESVAQTAKKVTTFVKGRYDAYVAGGIELGRYTETFAMEDLNLYTAKQFAYGRAKDERAAAVWTLDVPEPLPGA
- a CDS encoding phage portal protein, encoding MALFESFFGLIRKNKSPDVSYDFDELFSDLQQIHLKLLAIDKNAEFLSRVFSRSEFNYRVNDERMDNQWSYILNAKPNKNEAGSRFWQRLVYKLITQNEVLVILSDDDQLLIADAFNHKEYAVYGDVFESVVVKNYQFKRSFKMDEVIYLQYNNNRLSLYLDKLFEDYQKLYSRMVEALARNNQIRGTLKVKGANQFNKEQTQTLKNYSERLFAAFKDKSVAIVPMIDQIEYDELTNRVGVSDTSIDELKKLRRQFEDDVADLIGIPVALLHGEIAGIEDAQKSFNMYCLEPLIKRVEDELNSKIIDAADYQKGAKIEIIGVERRDLFELASSIDKLISSGAFNRNEVRKELGYTAIEGGDEFLITRNYQEFYEGKGGEVEGED